Within the Cetobacterium ceti genome, the region AATTTCAATGTATGAAATGAAAAAGGATACAGAGGATAGTAAGGAGTATATAGAGTTTGAAATCTCAGACTTTATTGTAAATTTTTTAGGAAATAAAATGAATAGAACTTACTACTCTAAGGTGGAACAAGCCTTAAAAAACTTAAAAAATACAGAATATCAGTTTATAGTTTCAAATCATACAAAGCTTGGAAAGTATAAATTTGAAGATGAGGAGTTTAAACTTCTAACTTACCAGAAATTAAAAAAGGGTAAGAAAATCTACTACAGAGTAACTTTAAATAAAAACATAAGACAAAAAATAAGCGATAAGAGATATATAAAATATAATTCCAAGGCTCTTATGGAAATTTTAGCTAAGGATCCCATAGCAGCAAGAATATATAAATATATCAGTAAAATCAGATACGATAAACTCCAAGGAGAAATAAACGTAAGAACAATTGCGGCAATAATCCCTTTAAAAACAGAGCAAATAACAGAAAGAGTTAATAAAAATGGTGAGGTAAAAACCTATGTTCTTTGTAGAATGAAGCAGGTTTTAAAAAGAATAGAAAAGGCCTTTGATATTCTTTTAGACCTAGGGTATATAGTAACTTATAGCTCAAGACAAGCTGTTGAAGAGGATACATATTATATGACTTATACCTTCAATCCCGATAAGGATGGAGAGTGTCATATTTCTAGTTTCATAGAGATGAAAAATCAAGATAAACCAAAAGAGATTATCTACAAAAAAGATAAAAAACTTATAAAAGATAAATTTGATTCTAAGGATATTATAGATGCAGAAATTGTAGAGGTATTTGATTCAAAACCTAAAAAAGAGAAACCTAAGAAAACTACTAAAAAACCTAAGGTTCAAGAGGTTCAAACAGTTGAAGAGGGTCATTTAAGCGAAAAGGTTTTAGATGGAGTTACTAAGGCTAAGAAGAATCTATATATATCTAAAGCTTGGAATAAAAGAACGGATACTAAGATACAAAAGATCTTCCTAGAAGAGGGAGAAGAGGTAACTTTAGAAGTTTTAAAACGTCTTTATAAAAATCTGAACAGTCCAATAAAGACAACTTTAGTTCAGTACATAAATGGTGTACTGAAAAATATGTTCCAAGAGGCAAAGGAAGCCAATAGACAAAATTTAACACTATTTAACAATATAGTAAAAGAAAAGGGATTGATCAGTAAAAAGAAAATTAATGCAGCGAGAAAAACAGTTAGAAAACCTGTGATTTCAAGCATAAAAGACCTTGTTGAAGACAATGAAATTCCTGAAGATATTTTAATTAAATTTGAAAATTATGATGAGTATGAAAAGATGAAAATAGAGGAGAAAGCTTTAAAAATATGTTCTGAGGAAGAGAATATAGATGTTAATTTCCTACTGACTATGAAAAGCAAGTCTCAAAAAATTTACTTAAATACAATAAAAAAATATATTGAAAGAGTAATAAAGGAAGATTAGTTTTGTTAAGTATTATTT harbors:
- a CDS encoding replication initiator protein A, coding for MNNKNGDELETFSITSSGSLLEDIRKIDIKLNQVPDIEVREVVIKETGNFLNLKDNIINIPVEMIVFPFFTPQKQNKRVNFQYSFEDLGVTMYCTLVAKDVKDRVFQPSIFEEKIYTYLISMYEMKKDTEDSKEYIEFEISDFIVNFLGNKMNRTYYSKVEQALKNLKNTEYQFIVSNHTKLGKYKFEDEEFKLLTYQKLKKGKKIYYRVTLNKNIRQKISDKRYIKYNSKALMEILAKDPIAARIYKYISKIRYDKLQGEINVRTIAAIIPLKTEQITERVNKNGEVKTYVLCRMKQVLKRIEKAFDILLDLGYIVTYSSRQAVEEDTYYMTYTFNPDKDGECHISSFIEMKNQDKPKEIIYKKDKKLIKDKFDSKDIIDAEIVEVFDSKPKKEKPKKTTKKPKVQEVQTVEEGHLSEKVLDGVTKAKKNLYISKAWNKRTDTKIQKIFLEEGEEVTLEVLKRLYKNLNSPIKTTLVQYINGVLKNMFQEAKEANRQNLTLFNNIVKEKGLISKKKINAARKTVRKPVISSIKDLVEDNEIPEDILIKFENYDEYEKMKIEEKALKICSEEENIDVNFLLTMKSKSQKIYLNTIKKYIERVIKED